The Hyphomonas sediminis genome contains a region encoding:
- a CDS encoding DUF983 domain-containing protein, which translates to MDNKPTPILAGLRQRCGTCGEGKLFKGYLKLNDSCPHCGRDMTAADTADGPAFFVGFGVLILMAPFLFLVPMSPLSLGLKALAMVGVGAVVTLLCLWLLPMAKAILLNLQLHHKAEEASFEKPVNKSGS; encoded by the coding sequence ATGGACAATAAACCGACCCCCATTCTCGCCGGACTTCGCCAACGCTGCGGCACTTGCGGCGAAGGCAAGCTCTTCAAGGGCTATCTGAAGCTGAATGACTCCTGCCCGCATTGCGGCCGGGACATGACGGCGGCAGACACGGCCGACGGCCCAGCTTTTTTTGTTGGTTTCGGGGTGCTGATCCTTATGGCGCCCTTCCTGTTCCTTGTGCCGATGAGTCCTTTGTCTCTGGGCCTCAAAGCACTCGCGATGGTGGGTGTGGGCGCTGTTGTGACGCTGCTTTGCCTGTGGCTTCTGCCGATGGCAAAGGCGATCCTGCTCAATCTTCAGCTGCACCATAAAGCCGAGGAAGCCAGCTTCGAGAAGCCCGTCAACAAGTCCGGAAGTTAA
- a CDS encoding prephenate/arogenate dehydrogenase family protein, translating into MSEPIFSRIAIIGVGLIGSSIARAAVEYGAAGEVILYDADTGVRARSEEIGLGTVAPTLEAAVSDADCVIVCVPVGAIGAVAAGAVPNMKYGAILTDVGSVKSEAAKALHAASDGRIHVIPGHPIAGTEQSGPDAGFATLFRGAWHILTPLSGQDEAYQTATDALAAFWKQLGARVEAMDSGRHDRVLAITSHLPHLIAFNIVTTAFDLESVEEGEVVKYSAGGFRDFTRIAASDPVMWRDVFLNNKDAVLECLGRFSEDLAVLQRAIRWGDGDTLIREFTRARTIRKAIIDAGQDSRAVNFGRNSPETEDED; encoded by the coding sequence ATGTCCGAACCCATCTTCAGTCGCATCGCCATCATCGGTGTGGGCCTCATAGGCTCCTCGATCGCGCGGGCTGCGGTGGAGTATGGCGCGGCTGGCGAAGTCATCCTCTATGACGCGGACACTGGAGTACGGGCCCGGTCAGAGGAGATTGGCCTCGGAACCGTTGCGCCTACGCTGGAGGCTGCTGTTTCTGATGCGGACTGTGTGATCGTCTGCGTGCCAGTTGGCGCGATTGGCGCGGTTGCTGCGGGCGCCGTGCCGAACATGAAATATGGCGCTATCCTCACGGATGTCGGCTCGGTGAAAAGCGAGGCGGCCAAGGCGCTGCACGCCGCCAGCGATGGCCGCATTCACGTCATCCCCGGTCACCCGATTGCAGGTACCGAACAATCCGGCCCGGATGCCGGTTTTGCGACCCTTTTCCGCGGCGCCTGGCACATCCTGACGCCTCTTTCGGGACAGGACGAAGCCTACCAGACCGCCACAGATGCGCTGGCCGCATTCTGGAAACAGCTCGGCGCCAGGGTCGAAGCAATGGATTCCGGCCGGCATGACCGCGTGCTCGCCATCACCTCCCACCTGCCGCACCTGATTGCTTTCAACATTGTAACGACCGCGTTCGATCTTGAATCGGTGGAAGAGGGTGAAGTGGTCAAATACTCCGCCGGCGGCTTCCGGGACTTTACCCGCATTGCAGCGTCCGATCCGGTAATGTGGCGCGACGTGTTCCTCAACAACAAGGATGCCGTCCTCGAATGCCTTGGCCGGTTCTCGGAGGATCTTGCCGTTCTTCAGCGCGCCATCCGCTGGGGTGACGGCGATACGCTGATCCGCGAGTTCACGCGCGCCCGCACAATCCGGAAGGCCATCATCGATGCCGGACAGGACTCGCGCGCCGTCAATTTCGGGCGCAATTCGCCTGAGACTGAAGACGAAGACTGA
- a CDS encoding ActR/PrrA/RegA family redox response regulator transcription factor: protein MERPAVVNQHPSLEGVEDKSCLVMDDDGPFVQRLARALAQRGFVVSAVTSVAEGKDIARLNPPAFAVLDLRLEDGSGLDVVEVLQKHRPEARAVILTGYGAIATAVAAVKAGAVDYLSKPADVEDIIRSLTATQDERPAPPENPMSADRVRWEHIQRVYELCNHNVSETARRLNMHRRTLQRILAKRAPK, encoded by the coding sequence ATGGAACGCCCCGCCGTCGTGAACCAGCATCCGAGCCTTGAGGGCGTGGAAGATAAATCCTGCCTCGTCATGGATGATGATGGCCCGTTTGTGCAGCGCCTCGCCCGCGCCCTGGCGCAACGCGGCTTTGTTGTTTCTGCCGTGACCAGCGTTGCCGAAGGCAAGGACATTGCCCGCCTCAACCCGCCCGCCTTTGCGGTGCTGGACCTGCGCCTGGAAGATGGCAGCGGCCTGGATGTGGTTGAAGTGCTGCAGAAGCACCGCCCCGAAGCGCGCGCTGTAATCCTGACCGGCTATGGCGCGATTGCGACAGCGGTTGCCGCCGTAAAGGCCGGCGCCGTCGATTACCTGTCCAAGCCGGCCGACGTGGAAGACATCATCCGGTCGCTGACCGCGACCCAAGACGAACGCCCTGCCCCGCCGGAAAACCCGATGTCGGCAGACCGCGTGCGCTGGGAACACATCCAGCGGGTTTACGAGCTGTGCAATCACAACGTTTCGGAAACGGCGCGCCGCCTGAACATGCACCGCCGCACACTGCAGCGGATTCTGGCGAAACGCGCCCCCAAATAA
- a CDS encoding ActS/PrrB/RegB family redox-sensitive histidine kinase: protein MDDFTRDSRLGFEDAIFTLAPEGLGSAQSALGRTRLRTFIALRWLAVAGQTAAVLLVAFVLGFDVPLALCLAIIAASAWLNVFLSFAFQSQRLTSGWEAVLQLGFDTVQLAALIAATGGLSNPFLLLMLAPVTVAALSLGRKRASAIAFLALGLAALMPVFSLPLPWEESGGTHLPSLFQWGQFAALAVGVVFFTLSAARVSQDEARLVRALDAASVVMAREQKLSALGAMSAMTAHELGTPLATIHLVAKELVAQTDPDNPHAEDFRLIAEQADRCRSILSAIREARDAQDIVHARMPLDALVEEAAAPMKGLGVALVVRAMPGEGGSEKPPVLARSPEVLHALGAFIENAVSFAASRVDATASWTQDQVVITITDDGPGFSSEVLPKLGEPYISDRSEARLGGGDMGLGFFIAKTLIERTGGRIASRNRTPPATGAIVQAVWPLAALLPRGLE, encoded by the coding sequence ATGGACGATTTCACCCGCGATTCGAGACTGGGCTTTGAGGACGCGATCTTCACGCTTGCCCCGGAAGGGCTGGGCTCGGCGCAATCTGCGCTTGGCCGAACACGGCTGCGTACCTTCATTGCCCTGCGCTGGCTGGCGGTCGCCGGCCAGACAGCAGCCGTTCTGCTGGTCGCCTTCGTCCTTGGCTTCGATGTTCCGCTCGCCCTTTGCCTTGCGATCATTGCGGCATCGGCCTGGCTGAACGTGTTCCTGTCATTCGCTTTTCAGTCCCAGCGCCTGACCAGTGGCTGGGAAGCGGTGCTGCAGCTTGGCTTCGACACAGTTCAGCTTGCCGCCCTGATCGCCGCCACCGGCGGCCTCTCAAACCCCTTCCTGCTGCTGATGCTTGCGCCTGTCACGGTCGCCGCGCTCAGCCTTGGCCGGAAACGCGCCAGCGCCATTGCATTCCTCGCGCTCGGCCTTGCGGCGCTCATGCCGGTCTTCAGCTTGCCCCTGCCCTGGGAAGAAAGCGGCGGCACACACCTGCCGAGCCTGTTCCAATGGGGCCAGTTCGCTGCCCTCGCGGTGGGGGTTGTATTTTTCACCCTCTCGGCTGCCCGCGTCAGCCAGGATGAGGCCCGCCTCGTGCGCGCGCTGGACGCGGCCAGTGTCGTCATGGCGCGCGAGCAGAAACTCTCGGCGCTGGGCGCCATGTCCGCCATGACGGCGCACGAACTGGGCACGCCGCTCGCCACCATTCACCTCGTCGCCAAGGAACTGGTCGCGCAGACCGATCCGGATAATCCGCATGCCGAAGATTTCCGCCTGATCGCCGAGCAGGCTGACCGGTGCCGCTCCATCCTCTCTGCCATCCGCGAAGCGCGCGACGCGCAGGACATTGTCCACGCCCGGATGCCGCTGGACGCGCTGGTGGAAGAAGCCGCCGCCCCGATGAAGGGCCTCGGCGTGGCGTTGGTCGTTCGCGCGATGCCCGGCGAAGGCGGCTCGGAAAAGCCCCCGGTGCTGGCGCGCAGCCCGGAGGTTCTCCATGCGCTCGGTGCCTTCATCGAGAACGCCGTCAGCTTTGCCGCCAGCCGCGTCGACGCAACAGCAAGCTGGACGCAGGATCAGGTGGTGATCACGATCACCGATGATGGCCCCGGATTTTCGTCTGAAGTGCTGCCCAAATTGGGCGAGCCCTATATTTCCGACAGGTCCGAAGCGCGCCTGGGCGGCGGAGACATGGGCCTCGGCTTTTTCATCGCCAAGACGCTGATCGAGCGTACCGGCGGCAGAATCGCCTCCCGAAACCGCACGCCGCCAGCCACCGGAGCCATCGTCCAGGCGGTCTGGCCGCTGGCTGCGCTGCTTCCACGCGGCTTGGAATAG
- a CDS encoding SCO family protein, with product MPDLCGSLSLAPSRLIGAYARMRKTFALALPALLVLAACGGASDTPAAGGAKSGGAQASCSSRAYPEIGGPISLIDQTGTRVTEEAFKGRPTVVYFGFTYCPDVCPAALSTLGAAYRRLPEGETAPQTVLISIDPERDTPEALATYVATPAFPKELVGLTGTEAEIRAAADAFKADYSRIEQPESLAEYTMDHTNLIYVMDEDWQLKTFFTHEDTPETISACLAELF from the coding sequence ATGCCCGACTTATGCGGCAGCCTGTCCCTTGCGCCAAGCAGGCTGATCGGGGCCTATGCGCGTATGCGAAAGACATTTGCCCTCGCCCTTCCGGCGCTTCTCGTTCTGGCTGCCTGTGGTGGCGCTTCTGACACGCCGGCCGCTGGCGGCGCCAAGTCCGGCGGCGCGCAGGCCAGTTGTTCCAGCCGCGCCTATCCGGAAATCGGCGGGCCGATCTCGCTGATCGACCAGACCGGAACACGCGTTACAGAGGAGGCCTTCAAGGGCCGCCCCACCGTTGTCTATTTCGGTTTCACCTATTGCCCGGATGTGTGCCCGGCAGCGCTCTCCACGCTTGGCGCGGCCTACCGCCGCCTGCCGGAAGGTGAAACCGCGCCGCAAACCGTTCTGATCTCCATCGATCCTGAGCGCGACACGCCCGAGGCGCTGGCGACCTATGTGGCGACACCGGCCTTCCCGAAGGAGCTGGTCGGGCTGACCGGCACCGAGGCGGAAATCCGCGCTGCTGCCGATGCGTTCAAGGCGGATTATTCCCGCATCGAGCAGCCTGAGAGCCTGGCCGAATACACGATGGACCACACCAACCTCATCTATGTGATGGACGAGGACTGGCAGCTGAAGACCTTCTTCACGCATGAAGATACGCCCGAGACGATCTCGGCCTGCCTGGCGGAGCTGTTCTAG
- a CDS encoding glycosyltransferase family 2 protein: MDWLVADSLEFSVVVPVHNEAGNVEQLASEIARALDGRAFEMIFVDDASTDDTRTQLASLKARFPMLRVLGHRKNSGQSRAIRSGILAARAPVVGTLDGDGQNDPADLPDLYRQLTRADAPHGLKMVMGRRGSRKDTAWKRFGSRFANRIRKRLLKDDCDDSGCGIKVMDRATFLLLPYFDHMHRYMPALMRADGHLVEFREVNHRPRGEGRSKYTNFGRLKDALSDLRGVMWLIRRRRNPGGADEI; encoded by the coding sequence ATGGACTGGCTGGTGGCCGACTCGCTTGAATTCTCCGTCGTCGTGCCCGTCCACAATGAAGCGGGCAATGTCGAACAGCTGGCCTCGGAAATCGCCCGCGCCCTTGATGGCCGGGCCTTCGAGATGATTTTCGTCGATGACGCCTCCACGGACGATACGCGCACGCAGCTTGCCTCGCTGAAAGCGCGCTTCCCGATGCTGCGTGTTCTGGGCCATCGCAAGAATTCAGGGCAGAGCCGAGCAATCCGTTCGGGCATCCTGGCCGCGCGCGCGCCGGTTGTCGGCACGCTTGACGGCGACGGCCAGAACGATCCGGCAGACCTTCCCGACCTTTACCGCCAACTGACGCGCGCCGACGCGCCCCATGGCCTGAAAATGGTGATGGGCCGCCGGGGCAGCCGCAAGGACACCGCCTGGAAGCGTTTCGGCAGCCGGTTTGCCAACCGCATCCGCAAACGCCTCCTGAAGGACGATTGCGACGACTCCGGATGCGGCATCAAGGTGATGGATCGGGCAACCTTCCTGCTACTGCCCTATTTCGATCACATGCACCGCTACATGCCAGCCCTGATGCGCGCGGACGGGCATCTGGTGGAGTTCCGGGAAGTGAACCACCGCCCGCGCGGCGAAGGCCGGTCGAAATACACCAATTTCGGCCGCCTGAAGGACGCCCTGTCGGACCTGCGCGGCGTCATGTGGCTAATCCGCCGCCGGCGTAATCCCGGCGGTGCGGACGAGATCTAG
- a CDS encoding ArnT family glycosyltransferase — MTLLDRLSTGWKAWLLLFVITFGAAAPGVFLLPALDRDESRFAQASKEMLEEDNYILIQYQDELRNKKPAGIHWLQAASTAIFTGPEANEIWTYRIPSWLGAAFGTLACFWAGIPLIGRRASFLGSALFGATLLLTSEAHISKTDGMLVFLTTLGIGALVRLYVEKSQSKAMAILFWVTMGAAFLIKGPVTPMVAAYAGIGVWLWDRLKTGRGGDWWRVLLWWPGPVLFVLIVLPWLIWIQMATDGLYVQGAVGKDLKDKFVGASEGHGGLPGYHLAHIPAWFFPASLLLIPAIVATARALRGETLTALGHGTAGLRFLLAWGVPTWLFFELLPTKLSHYILPAYPAFGLLCGYAAVQMMDGMKMPLARGLGMITFLIGAVVLLAASFPGVTSYFMAETAGDFTTVSKEEVLASWEGYREFPIWLWAAGFAFAGLALVESARLRMGAAITLAVLSSVAIGWHVRTFMLSSQVWVQPTETARLALEDVCGIPGEDDLCNVKTPERILALGYAEPSYVLSLGTQNLHPPQTPLDLPTDESAYPVVYLMNFEDRKAEPPILEEAAHLRAQAAKLGVCLTEGAPRYALNYSNGDPVHFRAWRFDWGGCPGADQPSSSTSQ; from the coding sequence ATGACATTGCTCGACCGTCTCTCTACCGGCTGGAAAGCCTGGCTTCTCCTTTTCGTCATCACCTTTGGCGCAGCGGCGCCGGGCGTTTTTCTTCTGCCGGCGCTGGACCGGGATGAAAGCCGCTTTGCGCAGGCCTCCAAGGAGATGCTGGAGGAGGATAATTATATCCTGATCCAGTACCAGGACGAGCTGCGCAACAAGAAGCCCGCAGGCATCCACTGGCTGCAGGCCGCCTCCACGGCGATTTTCACCGGGCCGGAAGCCAACGAGATCTGGACTTATCGAATCCCCAGCTGGCTCGGCGCGGCGTTTGGCACGCTGGCTTGTTTCTGGGCGGGTATTCCGCTCATCGGGCGGCGGGCAAGCTTCCTCGGATCTGCGTTGTTTGGCGCGACCCTTCTGCTGACCTCCGAGGCGCATATTTCGAAGACGGACGGTATGCTCGTCTTCCTCACCACATTGGGCATCGGCGCGCTGGTACGCCTCTATGTCGAGAAATCTCAGTCGAAAGCGATGGCGATCCTCTTCTGGGTCACCATGGGCGCAGCCTTCCTCATCAAGGGACCGGTGACGCCGATGGTGGCGGCCTATGCGGGTATCGGTGTCTGGCTTTGGGACCGGCTGAAGACCGGGCGGGGAGGGGATTGGTGGCGTGTCCTGCTCTGGTGGCCGGGGCCGGTGCTCTTCGTGCTGATCGTTCTGCCCTGGCTGATCTGGATCCAGATGGCGACGGACGGCCTCTATGTGCAGGGCGCAGTGGGCAAGGATCTAAAGGACAAGTTCGTTGGCGCTTCGGAGGGCCATGGCGGGCTGCCCGGCTATCATCTGGCGCATATCCCCGCATGGTTCTTTCCGGCAAGCCTTCTGCTTATTCCGGCCATCGTTGCCACGGCGCGCGCCCTGCGCGGCGAAACGCTGACGGCGCTTGGCCATGGCACAGCCGGCCTCCGCTTCCTGCTCGCCTGGGGCGTGCCGACCTGGCTGTTCTTCGAACTGCTGCCGACCAAGCTCAGCCACTACATTCTGCCGGCCTATCCCGCATTCGGCCTGCTTTGCGGCTATGCGGCGGTGCAGATGATGGATGGCATGAAAATGCCGCTGGCGCGTGGCCTCGGCATGATCACCTTCCTGATCGGCGCGGTGGTGCTGCTCGCAGCGTCCTTCCCTGGTGTCACCAGCTATTTCATGGCCGAAACTGCGGGTGATTTCACCACCGTTTCCAAGGAAGAAGTGCTGGCCTCGTGGGAAGGCTACCGGGAATTCCCGATCTGGCTGTGGGCGGCAGGGTTTGCCTTTGCGGGATTGGCGCTGGTCGAATCGGCCCGCCTGCGGATGGGCGCGGCAATCACCCTGGCTGTGCTTTCCAGCGTGGCGATCGGCTGGCATGTGCGCACGTTCATGCTGTCTTCGCAGGTCTGGGTGCAGCCGACCGAGACGGCCCGTCTGGCGCTTGAAGATGTGTGCGGCATTCCGGGCGAGGACGATCTCTGCAATGTGAAGACGCCGGAACGTATCCTGGCGCTCGGCTATGCTGAGCCTTCCTATGTGCTCTCCCTCGGTACGCAGAACCTTCACCCGCCGCAGACGCCGCTTGATCTGCCAACGGATGAGAGCGCCTATCCGGTCGTCTACCTGATGAATTTCGAGGACCGCAAGGCCGAGCCGCCCATCCTGGAGGAAGCTGCCCATCTGCGCGCGCAGGCTGCCAAGCTGGGTGTCTGCCTCACGGAAGGGGCGCCGCGCTACGCGCTCAACTATTCAAACGGCGATCCGGTGCATTTCCGGGCATGGCGGTTTGACTGGGGCGGATGTCCGGGCGCGGATCAGCCGTCCAGCTCTACGTCCCAGTAG
- a CDS encoding HNH endonuclease, whose protein sequence is MAEIITAPPHGRPALVLNADFRPLSYYPLSLWPWQEVIKAVFLDRVDIVAEYDFMVRSPSREMRLPSVIALRDFVRQDRPPAFTRFNVFLRDGFACAYCGSHENLTFDHVIPRSKGGRTTWENIVAACSPCNLAKGGKMLRDSGMDLQRKPFRPNNFQLQDIGRKFPPNYLHETWMDYLYWDVELDG, encoded by the coding sequence ATGGCTGAGATAATCACCGCCCCGCCGCATGGACGCCCCGCATTAGTCCTGAATGCTGATTTCAGGCCGCTTTCCTACTATCCGCTATCCCTCTGGCCCTGGCAGGAAGTGATCAAGGCGGTTTTCCTCGACCGTGTGGACATTGTTGCCGAATATGACTTCATGGTGCGCAGCCCCAGCCGGGAAATGCGCTTGCCGTCGGTCATCGCACTCCGCGATTTCGTCCGCCAGGACCGTCCGCCTGCCTTCACGCGGTTCAACGTGTTCCTGCGCGATGGCTTCGCCTGCGCCTATTGCGGATCGCACGAAAACCTGACCTTCGATCACGTGATCCCGCGCTCCAAAGGCGGGCGCACGACATGGGAAAACATCGTTGCCGCCTGCAGCCCGTGTAACCTTGCCAAGGGCGGCAAGATGTTGCGCGACAGCGGCATGGACCTTCAGCGCAAGCCCTTCCGGCCCAACAACTTCCAGCTTCAGGACATCGGCCGGAAATTCCCGCCGAACTACCTGCATGAAACCTGGATGGACTATCTCTACTGGGACGTAGAGCTGGACGGCTGA
- a CDS encoding DNA-3-methyladenine glycosylase family protein, which produces MTAPTRRRLKTACERLALADPALARAYETIGVPDWRTGEPTYSMLGRMIAHQQLSTKAAATIWGRVETFLGEVTPEAILSASEDDLRACGLSRPKVAHLTSIAEAMVTGGLNLTRVCANDLDSARAELVAVRGIGPWTAELFLLYAVGEMDAFPTADVGLMEAHKQLGRYETRMESKAFTAHAEIWRPSRGVAAHLLWGWLNAERARDSAPSAK; this is translated from the coding sequence ATGACTGCGCCGACACGCCGCCGGCTGAAAACTGCCTGCGAGCGTCTCGCTCTCGCCGACCCTGCCCTCGCCCGGGCCTATGAAACCATCGGCGTTCCAGACTGGCGCACGGGCGAGCCGACCTATTCCATGCTGGGCCGGATGATTGCCCACCAGCAACTCTCCACCAAAGCCGCCGCCACCATCTGGGGCCGTGTCGAGACATTCCTCGGCGAGGTTACGCCCGAAGCGATCCTCTCGGCTAGTGAAGACGATCTGCGGGCGTGCGGCCTCTCCCGACCGAAAGTCGCCCACCTCACTTCCATCGCCGAAGCCATGGTTACCGGTGGCCTGAACCTCACGCGCGTGTGCGCCAATGACCTTGATTCGGCCCGCGCGGAGCTTGTGGCTGTGCGTGGCATCGGGCCGTGGACGGCAGAATTATTCCTGCTCTATGCGGTGGGCGAGATGGATGCCTTCCCTACCGCAGATGTTGGCCTGATGGAGGCCCACAAACAGCTCGGCCGTTATGAAACCCGCATGGAATCAAAGGCATTTACAGCACATGCCGAGATCTGGCGGCCCAGCCGGGGCGTTGCTGCTCACCTGCTCTGGGGATGGCTGAATGCCGAGCGCGCCCGCGATTCTGCGCCATCGGCAAAATGA
- a CDS encoding lysophospholipid acyltransferase family protein gives MTALRSYLFVAWLYGWMAICGLLYLPTMLLPRVAAQRCIRLYAHIIRLGLKLICNIDTEIRGRENLTNEPVIYAGKHHCMLDIFIPFIVCNDPAIILKKELLFYPFLGWYALKTQMIPIDRAGTSKTLKTMVAAAKKRAAQGRSLIIFPEGTRTAPGAEPAYQPAGISAFNKALDLPIVPVATNAGLCWPAKGTRRTAGKIVYEILPAIPPGLDRKALMPRLEAELETASNRLLEEGRAVQKEILG, from the coding sequence ATGACTGCACTCCGCTCTTACCTGTTCGTGGCGTGGCTCTATGGCTGGATGGCCATCTGCGGCCTGCTCTACCTGCCGACGATGCTCCTGCCGCGCGTCGCTGCCCAGCGCTGCATCCGGCTTTATGCGCACATCATCCGGCTGGGGCTGAAGCTGATCTGCAATATCGACACGGAAATCCGTGGCCGTGAGAACCTCACCAACGAACCAGTAATCTATGCGGGCAAGCATCACTGCATGCTCGACATCTTCATCCCGTTCATCGTGTGTAACGATCCGGCGATCATCCTGAAGAAGGAGCTGCTGTTCTACCCCTTCCTCGGCTGGTACGCGCTCAAGACCCAGATGATCCCGATCGACCGGGCGGGAACCTCCAAAACGCTGAAAACCATGGTGGCGGCTGCCAAAAAGCGCGCCGCACAAGGCCGCAGCCTGATCATTTTCCCGGAAGGCACCCGCACAGCGCCGGGCGCGGAACCCGCCTACCAGCCAGCCGGAATCTCTGCCTTCAACAAGGCGCTGGACCTTCCTATCGTCCCGGTGGCGACAAATGCGGGTCTCTGCTGGCCAGCCAAGGGAACACGCCGGACCGCCGGCAAGATCGTCTACGAAATCCTGCCTGCCATTCCGCCGGGGCTTGACCGGAAGGCCCTGATGCCGCGTCTTGAGGCAGAGCTGGAAACCGCGTCCAACCGCCTGCTGGAAGAAGGGCGCGCGGTACAGAAGGAAATATTGGGATGA
- a CDS encoding cell division protein FtsX, producing the protein MKRGETSLLPLEDAREAALFFVVGALCFLAALAALTAKSTYGAARAWTAEVEGEYTVSLSGAEVADAQTATLLIQRIEGVEGARLLSDAEISALLEPTFGSRGLPADLPVPRLIAVTASPDVGDIGRVLSTALEKAGFTAAVDSHSAWAGDVRRMLGTARLIALAIVALLGSTAIAVIAFATHAALLARRDIVDVLHIAGARDRFIANLFERRFWLLGLRAGTVGALVALAAVAVLIVVARSGGNRSGLLPELTLDFPDLAVLVVTPVIAGLASRIAAGITVMRALRSMM; encoded by the coding sequence ATGAAACGCGGTGAAACCTCTCTCCTGCCCCTTGAAGACGCCCGCGAAGCGGCGCTGTTTTTCGTTGTCGGCGCGCTCTGCTTCCTGGCCGCATTGGCCGCCCTCACGGCCAAATCCACCTATGGCGCGGCCCGCGCCTGGACCGCTGAAGTGGAAGGCGAATACACGGTCTCCCTCTCTGGCGCTGAAGTGGCCGACGCGCAGACGGCAACCCTGCTGATCCAGCGAATAGAAGGCGTCGAGGGCGCCCGGCTCCTCTCCGATGCAGAAATCTCCGCCCTGCTGGAGCCGACCTTCGGCAGTCGGGGCCTGCCCGCCGACCTGCCCGTGCCGCGCCTGATTGCGGTGACGGCCTCCCCGGACGTCGGCGATATTGGCCGGGTGCTGAGCACGGCGCTTGAGAAGGCTGGCTTTACCGCCGCCGTCGATTCTCATTCGGCCTGGGCGGGCGATGTCCGGCGGATGCTGGGCACCGCGCGTCTGATCGCGCTAGCCATCGTCGCCCTGCTCGGCTCAACCGCCATCGCCGTTATTGCCTTTGCGACCCATGCCGCGCTGCTTGCCCGGCGCGATATTGTCGACGTGCTGCACATCGCCGGGGCGCGTGACAGGTTCATCGCCAACCTGTTCGAGCGCCGCTTCTGGCTGCTCGGCCTGCGGGCGGGCACGGTTGGCGCACTTGTGGCACTGGCCGCCGTTGCCGTGCTGATCGTCGTGGCGCGCTCTGGCGGAAACCGGTCCGGCCTGTTGCCCGAACTGACGCTGGACTTCCCGGACCTCGCTGTCCTTGTCGTCACGCCGGTCATCGCGGGCCTCGCTTCGCGCATTGCGGCGGGCATCACGGTGATGCGGGCGCTGCGCTCGATGATGTAG
- the ftsE gene encoding cell division ATP-binding protein FtsE, which produces MTQLRPDIFDEAAVRLDAVTLRYDASGEILSGIDLVLKPGSFSFLTGASGAGKSSLLKLLYLARPPSTGEVSLFGRPTSRLTRDQLSALRRRIGVVFQEFRLLGHLTAYENAALPLRVMGRKESQYRADVEELLAWVGLGERMHKRPETLSGGEQQRVAIARAVVTQPDLLIADEPTGNVDPEMGARLMRLFIELNKRLGTTVIIATHDLGLVRQIDAPVYHLADGLLARTSADPGKTARRRGDGIEIKAEDP; this is translated from the coding sequence ATGACCCAGCTACGCCCCGATATTTTCGACGAAGCGGCCGTCCGCCTCGACGCGGTGACGCTTCGCTATGATGCGTCAGGGGAGATTCTTAGCGGGATTGATCTGGTCCTGAAACCCGGATCGTTCAGCTTCCTCACAGGTGCTTCAGGGGCGGGCAAGTCCAGCCTCCTGAAACTGCTCTATCTGGCACGTCCGCCCAGCACCGGGGAAGTTTCCCTGTTCGGCCGCCCCACCAGCCGGCTGACGCGCGACCAACTCTCCGCCCTGCGCCGCCGGATCGGGGTCGTGTTCCAGGAATTCCGCCTGCTGGGCCACCTGACCGCCTATGAAAATGCCGCCCTCCCCCTGCGCGTGATGGGCCGCAAGGAATCGCAATACCGGGCCGATGTCGAAGAACTGCTCGCCTGGGTGGGCCTGGGCGAGCGGATGCACAAACGGCCCGAAACCCTTTCAGGCGGCGAGCAGCAGCGCGTGGCCATCGCCCGCGCCGTGGTTACCCAGCCTGACCTGCTGATCGCGGACGAGCCCACCGGCAACGTTGACCCTGAGATGGGCGCCCGGCTGATGCGCCTGTTCATCGAGCTCAACAAGCGGCTCGGTACGACGGTCATCATCGCGACACATGATCTGGGCCTTGTCCGGCAGATCGACGCGCCGGTCTATCATCTCGCCGATGGCCTGCTCGCCCGCACAAGCGCCGATCCCGGCAAGACGGCCCGCCGGCGCGGCGATGGCATCGAGATCAAGGCAGAAGACCCATGA